One window of Dendropsophus ebraccatus isolate aDenEbr1 chromosome 13, aDenEbr1.pat, whole genome shotgun sequence genomic DNA carries:
- the VPS18 gene encoding vacuolar protein sorting-associated protein 18 homolog, whose translation MASILEEYENSLSRESFPSQSRGPGIPLSGYVNARLEKETPIFNKQRIDFTPPENINTLVVCSSQLCMSLGKETILRIDLVKADQPNQVELGRKDDFKVHKLFLDPTGSHLVIALNTSECLYLNRNAQKVRPLPRWKGHMIESVGWNKFQKNDTTTTGPILVGTAQGQIYEAEISTAEGGIFGTNPDQYFRYLHTLEEETGPAPVCCLEINCGYENRYCVIATTRKRLFQFAAKLTEGTEQQGFAPLFNQTMDDLPSIQEFPGNLGYSDIAFYTQKLRTYPMSFAWMMGNGVLYGNLDFTRPDSVLTDVQVWEYPSSTDKPISIVITQFHFLLLMPDRIKAICTLNGQVVFEDIFTEKFGPLKRMVKDPVSGQIWIHTERAVFRYHVEREPRDVWKMYMNMGKFDLAKEFCKDRPECMDMVLAKEAEHCFQMKKYKESAKCYALTQNYFEEIALKFIEAKQEEALMEFLLKKLSNLKNSEKIQVTLLTTWLTELYLNRLGMLESDTSKRSLYLKAREDFRSFLSSKINRECLSNNRASIYDLLASHGDTEHMVYFAVLMEDYERVVSHHCQNDDYDEALNVLSKHKDKNLFYKFSPVLMQHIPKKVVDAWVKMGKKLDPKNLIPALVNYNQSACTQINEAIRYMEFCVYELKETEQAIHNYLLSLYAQFLPDSLLEYLEKAGTNPNRIYYDLKYALRLCAEHNHHRACVHVYKVMELYEEAVDLALKVDVDLAKSCADLPADDEELQKKLWLKIARHVVQEEKDVKKAMVCLSSCNLLKIEDILPFFPDFVTIDHFKEAICSSLQAYNQHIEELKQEMEDATLSAKRIREDMQEMRNKYGSVDPQDKCSACDFPLLNRPFYLFLCNHMFHYDCLMQSVVPNLPPFKQLKLEDLQKKLATAALPSKSRSHAKEEDSISLGKGQKSREQIKADIDDIVAAECPFCGELMIRSIDKPFIDPQRYKEEMLSWL comes from the exons ATGGCCTCCATACTAGAGGAATACGAGAACTCCCTGTCCCGTGAGAGCTTCCCGAGCCAGAGCCGCGGCCCCGGTATCCCCCTGTCCG GCTATGTGAATGCTCGCCTAGAGAAGGAGACCCCCATCTTTAACAAGCAGAGGATCGACTTCACCCCTCCGGAGAACATCAACACCCTGGTGGTGTGCAGCAGCCAGCTGTGTATGAGCCTGGGGAAGGAGACCATACTCAG GATCGACCTGGTGAAAGCGGATCAGCCAAACCAAGTAGAACTGGGCCGGAAAGATGACTTTAAAGTGCACAAGTTGTTCCTGGATCCCACAG GTTCCCACCTGGTGATCGCCCTGAACACCAGCGAGTGTCTCTACCTGAATCGTAACGCTCAGAAAGTCCGCCCTCTCCCCCGATGGAAAGGTCACATGATCGAAAGCGTGGGATGGAACAAGTTCCAGAAGAACGACACCACCACTACTGGGCCTATCCTGGTCGGCACCGCCCAGGGACAAATCTACGAAGCTGAAATTTCCACGGCCGAAGGCGGCATTTTTGGCACAAATCCCGACCAGTACTTCCGCTATCTTCACACCTTGGAGGAGGAGACCGGTCCAGCTCCAGTTTGCTGTCTAGAAATCAACTGTGGATATGAAAACCGATACTGCGTCATTGCGACTACGCGTAAGAGACTTTTCCAGTTTGCCGCCAAGTTAACCGAAGGCACCGAACAGCAAGGCTTTGCGCCACTCTTTAACCAGACTATGGACGACCTTCCGAGCATCCAGGAATTTCCTGGTAACCTGGGTTATAGTGACATTGCCTTTTATACCCAAAAGCTTCGCACCTACCCAATGTCCTTTGCCTGGATGATGGGAAATGGAGTGCTTTATGGCAATCTGGACTTTACCCGGCCTGACTCTGTGTTGACCGACGTCCAAGTGTGGGAGTACCCGTCCAGCACCGACAAACCGATATCCATCGTCATCACACAGTTCCATTTCCTGCTGTTGATGCCGGACAGGATAAAGGCCATCTGTACGCTGAACGGTCAGGTCGTCTTCGAAGACATTTTCACAGAAAAATTTGGCCCTTTAAAACGGATGGTGAAGGATCCTGTTAGCGGCCAAATCTGGATCCACACGGAGAGAGCTGTCTTCAGGTACCACGTGGAACGCGAACCCAGAGACGTCTGGAAGATGTACATGAACATGGGCAAATTCGACCTGGCCAAGGAGTTTTGTAAGGATCGCCCGGAGTGCATGGATATGGTGCTGGCCAAGGAAGCCGAACATTGCTTCCAGATGAAGAAGTATAAGGAGAGCGCCAAGTGTTACGCCCTCACCCAGAACTACTTTGAAGAAATAGCCCTTAAATTTATCGAAGCCAAACAGGAGGAGGCCCTGATGGAGTTTCTCCTAAAAAAGTTATCGAATCTGAAAAACTCTGAGAAGATACAAGTCACGTTACTCACCACCTGGTTAACGGAGCTGTATCTCAACCGTCTCGGCATGTTAGAAAGCGATACCTCTAAGAGGAGCTTGTATCTCAAGGCGCGGGAGGATTTCAGAAGTTTTCTTAGCAGTAAAATCAATAGGGAGTGCCTGAGCAATAACCGGGCCTCCATCTACGACCTCCTGGCCAGTCACGGAGACACCGAGCACATGGTTTACTTTGCCGTACTGATGGAAGACTACGAGCGAGTGGTATCTCATCACTGCCAGAACGACGACTACGACGAGGCCCTCAACGTCCTGTCCAAGCACAAAGACAAGAACCTCTTCTACAAGTTCTCTCCCGTCCTCATGCAGCATATTCCCAAAAAAGTGGTCGATGCCTGGGTCAAAATGGGCAAAAAACTGGACCCCAAGAACCTGATCCCCGCCCTGGTGAACTACAACCAAAGCGCGTGCACCCAGATCAACGAGGCCATCCGCTACATGGAGTTCTGCGTCTATGAGCTTAAGGAGACCGAGCAGGCCATTCACAACTATCTGCTGTCGCTCTACGCTCAGTTCCTGCCCGATTCTCTCCTCGAGTACCTAGAGAAGGCCGGCACTAACCCTAACAGGATTTATTACGACCTGAAATACGCCCTACGTCTATGTGCAGAGCATAACCATCATCGCGCCTGTGTGCACGTCTACAAAGTCATGGAGCTGTACGAGGAGGCCGTGGACCTGGCCTTAAAG GTGGATGTGGATCTGGCCAAGTCCTGTGCAGATTTACCAGCTGACGATGAGGAGCTGCAGAAGAAGCTGTGGTTAAAGATCGCCCGTCACGTGGTTCAGGAAGAGAAGGATGTGAAGAAGGCCATGGTGTGTCTGTCTAGCTGTAACCTCCTGAAGATAGAGGATATCCTTCCCTTCTTCCCAGACTTTGTCACCATCGACCACTTCAAGGAGGCCATCTGCAGCTCCCTGCAGGCGTACAACCAGCACATCGAGGAGCTCAAGCAAGAGATGGAGGACGCAACCCTGAGCGCTAAGCGGATCCGGGAAGACATGCAGGAGATGAGGAATAAGTACGGCTCTGTGGACCCTCAAGACAAGTGCTCTGCCTGTGACTTCCCGCTCCTGAACCGCCCCTTCTATCTCTTCCTCTGTAACCACATGTTCCATTACGATTGCCTCATGCAGTCGGTGGTCCCCAACCTTCCCCCGTTCAAGCAGCTGAAGCTGGAGGACCTGCAGAAGAAGCTGGCCACGGCCGCCCTGCCTTCCAAGAGCCGCTCCCACGCCAAGGAGGAGGACAGTATAAGCCTGGGGAAAGGGCAGAAGAGCCGGGAACAGATCAAAGCCGACATTGATGACATTGTGGCGGCCGAGTGTCCTTTCTGCGGAGAACTGATGATCCGGTCCATAGACAAACCCTTCATAGATCCCCAGCGGTATAAGGAGGAGATGCTCAGCTGGCTTTAA